A window of Pirellula sp. SH-Sr6A contains these coding sequences:
- a CDS encoding rhodanese-like domain-containing protein, which yields MLRRKLLLGFVIAIPFLSCGSIPAAMAEDPQPPKKELKHTTDSLEQVKERIEKKKAVLVDVRELVEWNNGHIAGAVHLPWRGMQEKPDAKKYRELIPEGTIAYTYCEVGYRSLKAGAMLEKFGIEVRPLKPGYKELVAAGFKSDKYDLDGR from the coding sequence ATGTTGCGAAGAAAGCTCCTGCTCGGTTTTGTGATCGCTATCCCCTTCTTGTCTTGTGGGAGCATTCCTGCTGCCATGGCGGAAGATCCCCAGCCGCCGAAGAAGGAATTGAAGCACACCACCGATTCGTTGGAGCAAGTTAAAGAACGGATTGAGAAGAAAAAGGCGGTGCTCGTCGATGTCCGAGAACTCGTCGAGTGGAACAACGGGCACATCGCGGGTGCGGTCCATCTTCCGTGGCGTGGTATGCAAGAGAAGCCAGATGCAAAGAAGTATCGGGAGCTAATTCCGGAAGGGACGATCGCGTACACCTACTGCGAAGTCGGCTATCGATCTCTGAAGGCAGGTGCCATGCTCGAGAAGTTTGGTATCGAAGTCCGTCCTCTCAAGCCTGGCTACAAAGAACTTGTCGCTGCTGGCTTTAAGAGTGATAAATATGACTTGGACGGCCGTTGA
- a CDS encoding SMP-30/gluconolactonase/LRE family protein, with translation MRAFFLSTIPFLVCFLGAFASTHSSCSAQDFPTAGPVTKVHDGFQFTEGPAYDGKKYLYFTDIPNNRILRTDLKGSLEVFLEPSGKCNGLMLDGKGTLIGCRMDGELIAVDTTSKKVTTLSGKYRGNRFNACNDLVIDQQGGIYFTDPRYAAPEPWPQKVEAFYYRSPNGDVTRLGEQLTAPNGIILAPDEKTLYVLPSMQKELMAYEVVAPGKIGIGKVLYEIKQPAGKTNSGGDGLSVDVDGNLYLTTDLGIQVVSPQGKLLGIIQLPEQPANCAFGGPGNKTLFATCRTGLYSVELAKPGHVFPGVVSLQP, from the coding sequence ATGCGTGCATTTTTTCTATCGACGATTCCCTTCCTCGTGTGCTTTCTCGGTGCATTTGCATCGACCCACTCGAGCTGCTCAGCGCAGGATTTCCCAACTGCTGGACCTGTAACGAAGGTTCACGACGGTTTTCAATTCACAGAAGGCCCTGCCTACGACGGCAAGAAATATCTTTACTTTACAGACATCCCCAACAACCGAATCCTTCGAACGGATTTGAAGGGAAGCCTCGAGGTCTTTCTGGAGCCTTCAGGCAAGTGCAACGGGCTGATGCTAGACGGGAAAGGGACCTTGATTGGCTGCCGGATGGACGGTGAACTCATTGCCGTGGATACCACTTCGAAAAAGGTTACCACGCTTTCGGGAAAGTACCGAGGCAATCGCTTCAACGCATGCAATGACTTGGTCATCGATCAACAGGGGGGAATTTATTTCACCGACCCTCGTTATGCGGCCCCTGAACCTTGGCCACAAAAGGTCGAAGCGTTTTACTACCGATCGCCCAATGGTGACGTAACCCGGCTTGGCGAACAATTGACTGCACCGAACGGCATCATCCTAGCACCCGATGAAAAGACCCTTTATGTTCTGCCGAGCATGCAGAAGGAACTGATGGCCTACGAAGTCGTCGCACCAGGCAAGATAGGTATCGGCAAGGTTCTTTATGAGATCAAACAGCCGGCAGGAAAAACGAATTCAGGTGGAGACGGTCTATCGGTGGATGTCGATGGGAATCTCTATTTGACCACCGATTTGGGGATTCAAGTTGTCTCGCCACAAGGGAAGCTGCTGGGGATAATACAATTGCCAGAACAACCTGCGAACTGCGCATTCGGCGGGCCCGGCAACAAGACCCTGTTTGCCACGTGCAGGACTGGCCTTTACAGCGTCGAGCTTGCCAAACCGGGACATGTGTTCCCTGGAGTGGTGTCGCTTCAGCCCTAG
- the lpxD gene encoding UDP-3-O-(3-hydroxymyristoyl)glucosamine N-acyltransferase: MTAIDLATLANRVHGELFARSNESQSNVPLITGASPLADAKPGHITLIDNEKYLPRLENSRAAACVTRQTFPNCSIPQIVVPNPHEAFAQICQIFRPACIVRSATGIHPTAVVAETAQVSLSAVVEAHAHVGDHSQIGDRTHIHRGATVMEGCKIGEDCQIFPGVVLYPGTVLGDRVVLHANCVLGAHGFGYRMVDGKHVSTAQLGWVEIEDDVEIGASTTIDRGTFGATRIGAGTKIDNLVMIGHNCSIGKHNLICSQVGIAGSTSTGEYVVLAGQVGLRDHIHIGSRTMVGAQSGVASDAPEDQILLGSPAIPRMEQATLFAAINRLPEMRKSLKRLEKQVEALKLDAASNESGSNE, translated from the coding sequence ATGACCGCCATCGATCTTGCAACGCTAGCAAACCGCGTCCACGGCGAACTGTTCGCGCGAAGCAATGAATCTCAATCGAACGTCCCTTTGATCACAGGGGCCTCTCCCCTTGCGGATGCAAAGCCCGGCCACATCACCTTGATCGATAACGAGAAGTACCTCCCGCGATTGGAGAACTCCCGTGCTGCAGCGTGCGTGACAAGACAAACCTTTCCCAATTGCTCGATTCCCCAGATCGTGGTTCCAAACCCACATGAGGCTTTTGCCCAAATCTGCCAGATCTTCCGGCCCGCTTGCATTGTACGCTCGGCGACAGGCATCCATCCCACCGCGGTGGTTGCTGAAACAGCCCAGGTGAGTCTCTCTGCCGTCGTGGAGGCACATGCTCACGTGGGCGACCACTCTCAGATTGGAGACCGAACCCATATCCATCGCGGTGCCACGGTGATGGAGGGATGCAAGATCGGTGAGGATTGCCAGATCTTCCCAGGCGTTGTCCTCTACCCAGGCACGGTGCTCGGCGATCGCGTAGTGCTTCATGCCAATTGCGTGCTCGGTGCGCATGGATTTGGTTATCGCATGGTCGATGGAAAGCATGTTTCTACCGCTCAATTAGGTTGGGTCGAGATCGAGGACGATGTCGAAATCGGTGCGAGCACCACCATCGATCGCGGAACCTTTGGCGCGACGCGAATCGGTGCGGGGACCAAGATCGACAACTTGGTCATGATCGGCCACAACTGCTCGATCGGTAAACACAATTTGATCTGCTCGCAAGTCGGAATTGCGGGGAGCACCTCCACCGGTGAATATGTCGTGCTCGCTGGTCAAGTTGGATTGCGGGACCATATCCACATCGGTTCGCGCACGATGGTTGGAGCGCAAAGCGGCGTCGCCTCGGACGCCCCCGAAGACCAGATCTTGCTCGGCAGTCCCGCCATCCCTCGGATGGAGCAAGCCACATTGTTCGCTGCCATCAACCGATTGCCCGAGATGAGAAAATCTCTCAAACGACTTGAAAAGCAAGTCGAAGCACTGAAGTTGGATGCAGCATCGAATGAATCGGGCTCGAATGAATAG
- a CDS encoding ATP-binding protein, producing the protein MKVRDIQIDGFGVWSGLSVDSLPEGMTVFYGPNEAGKTTLMQFLRTMLYGFTADRRQRYLPPVFGGKPGGAMRVTGPGGGYEIARRATLNDPSIVGQLTVTSSDGVTQGQHRLTSLLGSVDESIFTNVFAIGLRELQELSTLDDTAAADELYKLSSGLDRVSLVDVMRQLKGARGQIVSTEADQGQMALMLQRREKLRDEIEALTVRGRRWGELAAHRRNQQNEIEELKLRVGQWELESKTVETAIQIREPWQSRESTKTKLKSLNARVDLPDNSYVRLEEIQREIEEKRELVQSIREERKALRQRATNLPVSKGILTLAGKIDAANEQGPWITSLQLQIQRLESECQQSEEQLLEDAKRLGLTEQDQEALLNDKRLANLPDLSRQAISQLAGPARDVRSYQTRLKQAKEQGLNDKKEASRLAAEIEGFLSVQGVSDLQTAHKSAHDLLSNLRKVQQLDERIEKYRRHRKEIEDQAVDLESEEVFPIDDARRLLLPFVGGSMMLVLGLGKFLGWNLMRASRIAASGTAQVPAQSEQTIGFLLVLVGIGLLCYTFFKWKSLEQDSKDELDSCDSQLDAVDSQLRKTVQERDELLESLPEHTGTLEQRIRDAESDLVQCENYLPTLHNLQAAEQRYETAKQHAKEAMHGLKSARSSWKRMLSQLGMAESLSPKSIRILAEGYESLTQTRRRLKAQQDELAQRKIELSTAMQRIEALSLQLKVAIEESNQAIKDATRPTWGDPNESRRDGVRVPQEAKREERRDRERDRDRDKDRDRDRRDQRQRDEQISLRAAAAAAAPDNSEGPLLRLQELTNTLAQHKQYIVLRKELKSQDEELSRKQKIATRGMEKWIRTRQSHLADLGVEDAEQLQQHLQIKSEYLRLENEVAQLDHRIRSTIGGHVPYETVMRLLENTPAHELEKRWETLGQRITQAEERVAALLQRQGETSQEMKSLAADRRIAEAKLELASLERQIAACAEHWRTLGATTCMLEKVCEVYETERQPETLREASAFLKQLTDGKYVRVWTPLGKNALRIDNDKNQSLPLEVLSRGTREAVFIALRLSLAAAYSRRGVTLPLVLDDVLVNFDSIRASFAAQVLRDFAALGHQVIMFTCHEHIMRIFHDIGVQVRVLPAQGQSGEAKVYQPHDLPVEKPIRLAVEVVEVPEPIVEPVVEKRTKPKPAPIAPAAEEVIPNVELPPVPVAPIVVERPTISEPQVEKEESVVPVEPLVLKPRRQPVPAMHTVDEDESMPFAMWYEEEATQTPAGDPAERLWNELDRMDLPFEGEPHDLWWSEAK; encoded by the coding sequence ATGAAGGTCCGCGACATCCAAATCGATGGCTTCGGTGTTTGGTCGGGATTGTCTGTGGATTCCCTGCCCGAGGGAATGACTGTTTTCTACGGGCCCAATGAAGCGGGCAAAACGACGTTGATGCAGTTCCTCCGGACCATGCTGTACGGTTTCACGGCCGATCGACGTCAGCGATATCTGCCTCCAGTTTTCGGGGGCAAGCCTGGCGGAGCGATGCGAGTAACCGGTCCAGGGGGAGGTTACGAGATAGCTCGCCGCGCGACGTTGAACGATCCTTCCATCGTGGGACAGCTGACCGTCACGAGCAGCGACGGAGTTACCCAGGGGCAGCATCGTCTCACCTCCTTGCTCGGCAGTGTCGATGAATCCATTTTCACCAACGTTTTTGCAATCGGATTGCGCGAGCTGCAAGAGCTGAGTACCCTCGACGATACCGCTGCGGCGGACGAGCTTTACAAACTTTCGAGCGGTTTGGACCGAGTCTCGCTCGTGGATGTCATGCGGCAATTGAAGGGTGCACGCGGCCAAATCGTTTCAACCGAAGCCGACCAAGGCCAGATGGCGCTCATGCTCCAACGGCGAGAGAAGCTTCGCGATGAAATCGAGGCGCTTACCGTACGCGGTCGCCGATGGGGTGAGCTGGCCGCTCACCGCCGCAACCAACAAAACGAAATAGAAGAGCTAAAACTCCGAGTCGGCCAGTGGGAGCTCGAGTCGAAGACCGTCGAAACGGCGATCCAAATTCGTGAGCCCTGGCAGTCGCGCGAATCGACGAAGACCAAGCTCAAATCGTTGAATGCTCGTGTCGATCTTCCCGATAACAGCTACGTCCGCTTGGAAGAGATCCAACGCGAAATCGAAGAGAAACGAGAGCTGGTCCAATCGATCCGAGAAGAACGAAAGGCTCTTCGCCAGCGGGCCACCAATTTACCTGTAAGCAAAGGGATTCTCACGCTCGCAGGAAAGATTGACGCAGCCAATGAACAAGGACCTTGGATTACCAGCCTGCAACTGCAAATCCAACGGCTTGAATCGGAGTGCCAACAATCCGAAGAGCAGTTGCTCGAAGATGCCAAGCGATTGGGGCTCACGGAGCAAGACCAAGAGGCTTTGCTCAATGATAAGCGATTGGCCAATCTGCCAGACCTTTCCAGGCAAGCGATCAGCCAATTGGCAGGCCCCGCGCGGGACGTGCGAAGCTACCAAACACGGTTGAAGCAAGCCAAAGAGCAAGGACTCAACGATAAAAAAGAAGCGTCCCGGTTGGCCGCTGAGATCGAGGGATTTCTGTCGGTACAAGGTGTGAGCGATCTCCAAACAGCCCATAAGAGCGCTCATGATTTGCTGAGCAACCTTCGCAAGGTGCAGCAACTCGATGAACGGATTGAAAAATATCGCCGCCATCGCAAAGAGATTGAGGACCAAGCGGTCGACTTGGAATCGGAAGAGGTCTTTCCGATCGACGATGCAAGACGCCTGCTGCTCCCTTTTGTCGGCGGCTCGATGATGCTCGTACTGGGGCTTGGAAAGTTCCTTGGCTGGAACTTGATGCGGGCGTCACGCATTGCCGCGAGCGGCACGGCGCAAGTCCCTGCCCAAAGCGAGCAAACGATCGGATTTCTCTTGGTTCTCGTCGGGATCGGATTGCTGTGTTACACATTCTTTAAATGGAAGAGCTTGGAACAGGATTCGAAAGACGAACTGGACAGCTGTGACTCGCAGCTCGACGCCGTCGATTCCCAGCTTCGTAAAACCGTTCAGGAACGGGACGAGTTGCTCGAATCACTACCCGAACACACCGGAACCCTGGAGCAGCGCATCCGCGACGCCGAAAGCGATCTGGTACAGTGCGAGAATTATCTCCCGACGTTGCACAATCTCCAAGCCGCAGAGCAGCGCTATGAAACAGCAAAGCAACATGCGAAGGAGGCGATGCATGGTCTGAAATCGGCCAGATCATCTTGGAAGAGGATGCTGAGCCAGCTTGGAATGGCCGAATCCTTGTCCCCTAAGAGCATTCGCATTTTGGCTGAGGGCTACGAATCGCTTACGCAAACGCGACGTCGGTTGAAGGCGCAGCAAGACGAGTTAGCCCAGCGAAAAATCGAGCTCTCTACGGCCATGCAACGTATCGAGGCTCTGTCGCTCCAATTGAAAGTTGCGATCGAAGAGTCCAATCAGGCGATCAAGGATGCGACGCGTCCGACTTGGGGCGATCCTAATGAATCGCGCCGAGATGGCGTGCGCGTTCCCCAAGAAGCAAAACGCGAAGAGCGCCGAGATCGAGAACGGGATCGAGATCGGGATAAGGACCGAGACAGGGATCGCAGAGATCAACGTCAGCGAGACGAGCAGATCTCCCTGCGGGCCGCCGCCGCTGCCGCAGCACCCGATAACAGCGAAGGGCCTTTGCTTAGACTGCAGGAGCTCACCAACACCCTCGCCCAGCACAAACAGTACATCGTATTGCGTAAAGAACTCAAATCGCAGGACGAAGAGCTGTCGCGAAAGCAGAAGATTGCCACGCGAGGGATGGAGAAGTGGATTCGAACACGACAATCGCACCTCGCCGACTTGGGTGTCGAGGACGCGGAGCAGCTACAGCAGCATTTGCAAATCAAATCGGAATATCTCCGCTTGGAGAACGAGGTAGCGCAATTGGATCACCGCATCCGAAGTACGATCGGTGGTCATGTTCCGTATGAGACCGTCATGCGACTTCTCGAGAATACCCCGGCACATGAGCTAGAAAAGCGATGGGAAACGCTCGGTCAGCGCATTACCCAAGCCGAGGAAAGAGTTGCTGCTCTTCTGCAACGGCAAGGGGAGACGTCTCAGGAGATGAAGAGTTTGGCCGCCGATCGCCGCATCGCGGAAGCGAAATTGGAACTTGCCAGTCTCGAAAGGCAGATCGCTGCCTGTGCAGAACACTGGAGAACCCTCGGTGCGACGACTTGCATGCTTGAGAAAGTCTGCGAGGTATATGAGACCGAGCGACAGCCTGAGACCCTCCGCGAGGCTTCGGCCTTCTTGAAGCAACTTACCGATGGAAAGTATGTGCGCGTCTGGACGCCTCTCGGAAAGAACGCGTTGCGAATCGATAACGATAAAAACCAGAGTTTGCCTTTGGAGGTGCTTAGTCGAGGAACTCGAGAAGCCGTTTTCATCGCATTGCGATTGTCCTTGGCGGCCGCTTACTCGCGCCGCGGAGTGACGCTCCCATTGGTCCTCGATGACGTGCTCGTGAATTTTGACTCCATTCGAGCTAGCTTTGCTGCTCAAGTGCTTCGCGATTTCGCAGCATTAGGTCACCAAGTCATCATGTTCACGTGCCACGAACATATCATGCGAATCTTCCACGATATCGGTGTTCAAGTCCGTGTTCTCCCGGCGCAAGGCCAATCGGGAGAAGCGAAGGTTTATCAACCCCACGATCTACCGGTGGAAAAGCCAATACGCTTGGCCGTCGAGGTGGTTGAAGTTCCCGAACCGATCGTCGAACCAGTCGTCGAAAAACGGACCAAACCGAAGCCAGCTCCGATTGCACCCGCAGCGGAGGAGGTAATACCAAATGTCGAGTTGCCACCAGTACCCGTCGCGCCGATCGTAGTGGAGCGTCCCACTATTTCTGAGCCTCAAGTAGAGAAAGAGGAATCGGTCGTCCCGGTCGAGCCTCTGGTGCTCAAGCCGCGACGTCAACCGGTGCCTGCCATGCACACGGTAGACGAGGACGAATCCATGCCGTTCGCCATGTGGTACGAAGAGGAGGCAACCCAAACACCGGCAGGGGATCCTGCGGAGCGTCTTTGGAACGAGCTCGATCGTATGGATCTCCCTTTCGAAGGTGAACCCCATGACCTCTGGTGGAGCGAAGCCAAATAG
- a CDS encoding exonuclease SbcCD subunit D — protein MAKESIRFIHAGDFHLERPMQDLLDLPEHLKSQLVDAPWKAAETIFETAIVENVDFVLLAGDILNPVSCGAAGPAFLLEQFEKLNQNKIQVFWASGTVDDPERWPEAVSLPPNVHLFSKKQVEPVIYRRNGTPLATILGRSNDGRESIRAAEFQMDEDDTYTIGLAHGVAERDTLISQRIDYWALGGNHQRQTLHGEAPHMRVCGTPQGRSFQESGAHGCYTVEVDGNHDAQIVSTDVDLFRYITQTLDAEDLAMGRDIRQLMSKRISKLQSENGTRHLIIEWKIEMDLENAAMVGPAALEEMLGWVRREYGHGACSVWSTDIEVLSPKTFPSKWQEEDTILGDFLRTATDTRKALGKNINLKPLVECETPGTPVWQSLLDNDEPTTVTSMLDKSTLLGVDMLRGHKMDLLAPTRRFGGMKS, from the coding sequence ATGGCAAAAGAGTCGATTCGGTTTATCCACGCAGGTGATTTTCATTTAGAACGCCCGATGCAGGATTTGCTCGATCTGCCCGAGCATCTCAAATCCCAATTGGTCGATGCCCCATGGAAGGCGGCCGAGACAATCTTCGAGACTGCGATTGTCGAGAATGTCGACTTCGTGCTGCTCGCAGGGGATATTCTGAATCCCGTTTCGTGCGGCGCAGCGGGGCCCGCTTTTCTGTTGGAACAATTTGAAAAGCTAAATCAAAACAAAATTCAGGTCTTCTGGGCGTCGGGTACGGTGGACGATCCCGAACGATGGCCCGAAGCCGTCAGCCTCCCACCCAACGTTCATTTGTTTTCCAAGAAGCAAGTCGAACCGGTTATCTATCGTCGAAACGGAACGCCTCTCGCCACCATCCTCGGCCGATCCAATGATGGTCGCGAATCGATTCGCGCCGCCGAATTCCAAATGGATGAAGACGATACCTACACCATTGGCTTGGCTCACGGTGTGGCGGAACGGGATACACTCATCAGTCAACGAATCGACTACTGGGCTTTGGGAGGTAATCATCAGCGACAAACGCTTCATGGTGAAGCTCCCCACATGCGGGTCTGCGGAACGCCTCAAGGGAGATCGTTCCAAGAAAGCGGTGCACATGGTTGTTACACTGTGGAAGTGGATGGGAACCACGATGCGCAAATCGTTTCGACGGATGTCGATCTATTTCGCTATATCACCCAGACGTTGGACGCTGAGGATCTCGCCATGGGACGCGACATCAGGCAGTTGATGTCCAAGCGGATCTCCAAGCTGCAATCCGAAAACGGCACGCGACATTTGATCATCGAGTGGAAGATCGAAATGGATCTCGAAAATGCCGCCATGGTGGGGCCTGCTGCTCTCGAAGAAATGTTGGGTTGGGTCCGTCGCGAATACGGACATGGTGCCTGCAGCGTATGGTCAACCGACATCGAAGTCCTTTCGCCGAAGACATTCCCGAGCAAATGGCAAGAAGAAGATACCATCCTCGGTGATTTTCTTCGTACAGCTACCGATACCCGCAAGGCTCTCGGCAAGAACATCAACCTCAAGCCTTTGGTAGAATGCGAAACGCCCGGAACGCCGGTATGGCAATCGCTTTTGGATAACGACGAACCGACCACAGTCACGTCGATGCTTGATAAATCAACCCTATTGGGTGTGGATATGCTCCGCGGGCACAAAATGGATCTGCTCGCACCCACACGACGCTTCGGAGGAATGAAGTCATGA
- a CDS encoding LpxI family protein, translating into MNSSQTVGIVAGWGEYPISVAKALREKGCRVVIAAIRDHASPDIEQVADATQWVGVCKLGGMQRFFEKERVEQVCLSGKLFKETILFHGWGWMGHLPDWECIKTMFPLLYSRRANTTDDSLLGAVVHSFARKGMTTIPGTDYAPQLLAEAGVLTRRHPTARLQADMDFGWRMAKEMGRLDIGQSVTIRDRSVLAVEAIEGTDACITRTASLCPRGGFSLVKVAKPQQDMRFDLPTIGPRTIETMRKAGGKAIAIEAGKTILLDREKTLAAAEKAGIVIVSITQ; encoded by the coding sequence ATGAATAGTTCGCAAACCGTTGGGATTGTGGCAGGCTGGGGCGAGTATCCCATTTCCGTGGCGAAGGCGTTGCGGGAAAAGGGATGCCGCGTGGTGATAGCAGCCATCCGAGACCACGCATCCCCGGACATCGAACAAGTAGCGGACGCCACCCAATGGGTGGGAGTGTGCAAGCTTGGTGGGATGCAACGCTTTTTTGAAAAAGAGCGCGTCGAGCAAGTTTGCCTATCGGGAAAATTATTCAAAGAGACCATCCTCTTTCATGGTTGGGGATGGATGGGGCACTTACCGGACTGGGAGTGTATCAAAACAATGTTTCCACTTCTTTACTCGCGGCGAGCCAACACGACCGACGACTCCCTCTTGGGCGCAGTCGTCCATTCCTTTGCACGCAAAGGTATGACGACGATCCCCGGGACCGATTATGCCCCGCAGCTTTTGGCGGAGGCAGGCGTGCTGACTCGCAGGCATCCAACGGCACGACTTCAGGCGGACATGGACTTTGGCTGGCGAATGGCTAAGGAAATGGGGCGACTCGACATTGGTCAGAGCGTGACCATCCGCGATCGGAGCGTCCTCGCCGTGGAAGCGATAGAGGGGACCGACGCATGCATCACCCGAACCGCCTCGCTGTGCCCGCGCGGCGGATTCTCGCTGGTCAAAGTGGCAAAGCCTCAACAGGACATGCGATTCGATCTGCCCACTATCGGCCCACGAACGATCGAAACGATGAGAAAGGCAGGGGGAAAAGCCATTGCCATCGAAGCGGGGAAAACGATTCTGCTAGACCGGGAAAAGACTCTGGCCGCCGCCGAAAAAGCCGGAATTGTTATCGTCTCCATCACCCAATAA